A single window of Periophthalmus magnuspinnatus isolate fPerMag1 chromosome 22, fPerMag1.2.pri, whole genome shotgun sequence DNA harbors:
- the aspg gene encoding 60 kDa lysophospholipase isoform X5: MADSVFSLNNLTSLARALSQPTLDLIDSNEISPPRNAQLHPTRRRKLSSCSSFDNIEPATSPGAAEARVLVINTGGTIGMTLHDNVLAPKPNAFVKGLRKLPILHDELYAQQTCLYRYYGENSLVLPKPTRNPDYTGPVLSGASKDSKRIVYTIMEYSPLLDSSNMTTDDWGRIGKDIEKNYESYDGFVILHGTDTMAYTASALSFMCEHLGKPIILTGSQVPIYELRNDGRDNLLGALLIAGQFVIPEVGLYFYNKLYRGNRVTKVDTGSFNAFASPNLAPLASAEVDIIINWDTVWRANTTAKFQVSTELNRNVGLLRLFPGITAATVRAFLQPPMQGVVLETYGSGNAPDNRKDLLDELRKATDSGVIIINCTQCLRGTVSTSYATGKVLIDAGLIAGGDMTPEAALSKLSYVLAKKDLDLEAKKKMMSQNLRGEMRADFAGAKLCLSDSRFIQVIAKSLSISCKEELEAIRDALTPPLACAAAKIGDIEAFEALKEMGSNLSLGDYDGRTPLHVACCEGNLKTVQYLLSHGATVYAKDRYGATPLCNAVHFRHKEVVRLLRKTGAHFSRDELDEAGVELCSLAASGDLEGLEIWSIAGADLTKPGYDGQNAIQVNGIEFTAPPSGL, encoded by the exons ATGGCGGACTCGGTCTTTAGCCTAAACAACCTGACATCCTTAGCCCGGGCACTTTCACAGCCGACTTTAGATCTCATAGACTCTAACGAGATCAGCCCGCCAAGAAATGCTCAGCTACATCCGACCCGGAGGAGAAAGTTGTCAAGTTGCAGCTCGTTTGACAACATTGAACCCGCCACTTCACCTGGAGCTGCCGAGGCGCGGGTCCTTGTCATCAACACCGGGGGAACGATAGGGATGACCCTCCATGACAATG TGCTTGCCCCCAAACCCAATGCATTTGTAAAGGGCCTACGAAAACTTCCCATTCTCCACGATGAGCTGTACGCCCAACAGACCTGCCTCTACCGCTACTATGGAGAAAACTCTCTGGTCCTACC GAAGCCAACTCGCAATCCTGACTATACTGGCCCTGTGTTAAGCGG GGCGAGTAAAGACAGTAAAAGGATAGTCTACACAATAATGGAGTACAGCCCTTTGTTGGACTCTTCAAATATGACTACAGATGACTGGGGTAGAATTGGAAAGGACATTGAG aAAAATTATGAAAGCTATGATGGTTTTGTGATTCTCCATGGGACAGATACTATGGCTTACACAGCCTCAGCCCTGTCCTTCATGTGTGAGCATCTGGGCAAACCTATTATACTGACAGGTTCACAG GTGCCCATCTATGAATTACGAAATGATGGCAGAGACAACCTCTTGGGGGCGCTGTTGATCGCAGGACAATTTGTTATCCCTGAA GTGGGTTTATATTTCTATAACAAACTATACAGAGGCAATCGTGTAACCAAAGTGGACACTGGCAGCTTTAATGCATTCGCTTCCCCTAACCTGGCTCCTCTGGCCTCCGCTGAAGTGGACATTATAA TTAACTGGGACACCGTGTGGAGGGCCAATACAACGGCCAAGTTTCAAGTGAGCACAGAGCTAAACCGGAATGTGGGGTTGTTGCGGCTTTTTCCAGGGATCACTGCCGCCACT GTTAGGGCCTTCCTCCAGCCTCCGATGCAGGGAGTTGTCCTGGAGACATATGGCAGCGGAAATGCTCCCGACAACCGCAAGGATCTACTCGATGAACTGAGGAAAGCCACTGATTCTGGTGTTATTATAATCAACTGTACACAGTGTCTCAGGGGAACGGTGTCCACATCCTACGCAACAGGGAAG GTTTTGATTGACGCTGGACTGATAGCTGGGGGTGATATGACGCCTGAAGCGGCACTTTCAAAGCTTTCCTATGTGTTGGCAAAGAAAGACTTGGATCTAGAAGCAAAGAAAAAG ATGATGAGTCAGAACCTCCGAGGTGAGATGAGAGCTGATTTTGCTGGAGCCAAGTTGTGCCTGAGTGACAGCCGTTTCATCCAGGTCATTGCCAAATCTCTGAGCATCAGCTGCAAAGAG GAGTTGGAAGCAATCCGTGATGCCCTGACTCCCCCACTAGCCTGTGCTGCTGCTAAGATTGGAGACATTGAGGCATTTGAGGCCTTAAAAGAAATG gGCAGTAATTTGTCTTTAGGAGACTATGATGGACGGACACCTTTACACGTGGCGTGTTGTGAGGGCAACCTCAAAACAGTGCAGTACCTGCTGAGCCACGGCGCCACAGTGTATGCTAAAGATCGCTATGGGGCCACTCCCCTGTGCAATGCAGTACACTTTAG ACACAAGGAAGTGGTGAGGCTGTTGAGGAAGACTGGAGCTCACTTCTCTCGTGACGAACTGGATGAAGCAGGTGTGGAGTTGTGCAG CTTGGCAGCCAGTGGTGACTTGGAGGGTCTAGAAATCTGGAGCATTGCTGGTGCAGACCTGACCAAACCAGGATATGATGGACAGAACGCCATTCAAGTG aACGGGATCGAGTTCACTGCCCCCCCATCTGGACTGTGA